One Kitasatospora sp. NBC_01266 genomic window carries:
- a CDS encoding MFS transporter: MAAPKSKAPAAANSDEPSTPTPEPAPSWLVARGLLLEPGPRRTLATASFVNMVGSGVFMISAALFFTRSVGLPLAQVGPGMGIGALVGLLSGIPVGRLADRRGPREVYLATLVAQALAMAALVLVHSFWLFVLVVCLTELAGSASQAARAPLTRGLAGAQPARFRAYLRAAVNLAGSVGAVLAALVVQLDTRTAYVCLVLGNALSFLATALVARRLPSVPPLAPPPRGERVSAARDYPFLVYSVLSAITSMQGEVMLFALPLWIVEHTHAPRWFVGANALADTLLVVFLQVRVARGIDGNPAATRAWRRSGWAFLGGMTLIGLTAGLPGWLAMVLIALGAGVHTIGEILQAAGAFQLKYALAPAHAQGQYTGIARISGGLADVVAPAVLGFLCVGWGAPGWLLMGGVFVAAGLAIPHVVRWAERVHPDRVSV; this comes from the coding sequence TTGGCAGCACCGAAAAGCAAAGCACCGGCAGCAGCGAATTCTGACGAACCGTCAACTCCGACTCCCGAACCCGCCCCTTCCTGGCTCGTCGCCCGCGGCCTGCTGCTCGAACCCGGGCCGCGCCGCACCCTGGCCACCGCGAGCTTCGTCAACATGGTGGGCAGTGGCGTCTTCATGATCAGTGCGGCGCTCTTCTTCACCCGCTCGGTGGGGCTGCCGCTCGCGCAGGTGGGCCCGGGGATGGGCATCGGCGCGCTGGTCGGGCTGCTCTCCGGGATCCCGGTGGGGCGGTTGGCGGACCGGCGCGGGCCGCGCGAGGTCTACCTGGCGACCCTCGTCGCGCAGGCGCTCGCGATGGCCGCGCTGGTGCTGGTGCACTCGTTCTGGCTGTTCGTCCTCGTGGTCTGCCTCACCGAACTGGCCGGCTCCGCGAGCCAGGCGGCCAGGGCGCCGCTGACCCGGGGGCTGGCGGGGGCGCAGCCGGCCAGGTTCCGGGCCTACCTGCGCGCGGCGGTCAACCTGGCCGGCAGCGTGGGCGCCGTACTGGCCGCGCTGGTCGTCCAGTTGGACACCCGCACGGCCTACGTCTGCCTGGTGCTCGGCAACGCGCTCAGCTTCCTGGCCACGGCTCTGGTGGCCCGTCGACTGCCGTCGGTGCCGCCGCTGGCGCCGCCGCCGCGGGGCGAGCGGGTGAGCGCGGCCCGGGACTACCCGTTCCTGGTCTACTCGGTGCTCAGCGCGATCACCTCGATGCAGGGCGAGGTGATGCTCTTCGCGCTGCCGCTGTGGATCGTGGAGCACACCCACGCGCCGCGCTGGTTCGTCGGGGCGAACGCGCTGGCGGACACCCTGCTGGTGGTGTTCCTACAGGTCCGGGTGGCTAGGGGGATCGACGGCAACCCGGCCGCCACCCGGGCCTGGCGCCGCTCGGGGTGGGCGTTCCTGGGTGGGATGACGCTGATCGGCCTGACAGCGGGGCTGCCCGGGTGGCTCGCGATGGTGCTGATCGCGCTGGGGGCGGGGGTGCACACGATCGGCGAGATCCTCCAGGCGGCCGGGGCGTTCCAGCTGAAGTACGCCCTCGCGCCCGCCCATGCGCAGGGGCAGTACACCGGGATCGCCAGGATCAGCGGCGGGTTGGCCGATGTCGTGGCGCCCGCCGTCCTCGGCTTCCTCTGCGTCGGCTGGGGCGCACCCGGCTGGCTGCTGATGGGCGGGGTCTTCGTCGCGGCGGGGCTGGCGATCCCCCACGTGGTCCGCTGGGCCGAGCGGGTGCACCCGGATCGAGTTTCGGTCTAG
- a CDS encoding acyl carrier protein, which yields MPLLELCDLTRLLRECAGEDEAVDLDGDVLDVSFYELGYDSLAILQVTGRIQRDYGIELPEEAIGAETPREFLAAVHQVQAPQKLAEVRPIAAA from the coding sequence ATGCCCCTCCTTGAACTCTGTGACCTCACCCGGTTGCTGCGCGAGTGCGCGGGCGAGGACGAGGCCGTGGACCTGGACGGGGACGTCCTGGACGTCTCCTTCTACGAGCTCGGCTACGACTCGCTGGCGATCCTCCAGGTCACCGGCCGGATCCAGCGCGACTACGGCATCGAACTGCCCGAGGAGGCGATCGGCGCGGAGACCCCGCGCGAGTTCCTGGCCGCCGTCCACCAGGTCCAGGCTCCGCAGAAACTCGCGGAGGTCCGCCCGATCGCGGCGGCCTGA
- a CDS encoding ketosynthase chain-length factor has translation MSALVTGLGIVAPNGLGTEEYWAATLAGTSGLGPITRFDASGYPATVAGQVPDFTAADHLPGRLLPQTDQMTRLALVAADWALRDAGVSAEDFPEYGAGVVTAASGGGVEFGQRELQALWEHGREHVSAYQSFAWFYAVNTGQISIRNRTKGPSGVLVTEQAGGLDALGQARREVRKGVRMMVSGGVDGALCPWGWVAQLATGRLSEAGEYLPFAATASGYLPGEGGAILVVEDAASARERGAAHRYGELAGYAATMDPAPGSGRPPGLARAAANALADAGLTPADIDVVFADAAGVPELDRAEAAVLVELFGPHGVPVTAPKSLTGRLAGGAALDVAGALLALRDGVIPPSGPVREPAADLRLDLVCGAARPAPLRTALVLARGYGGFNAALVVRATP, from the coding sequence ATGAGCGCGCTGGTCACCGGGCTGGGCATCGTGGCCCCCAACGGCCTTGGCACCGAGGAGTACTGGGCCGCCACCCTGGCCGGCACCAGCGGGCTGGGCCCGATCACCCGGTTCGACGCCTCGGGCTACCCGGCCACGGTGGCCGGCCAGGTCCCGGACTTCACCGCCGCCGACCACCTGCCCGGCCGGCTGCTGCCGCAGACCGACCAGATGACCCGGCTCGCCCTGGTCGCCGCCGACTGGGCGCTGCGCGACGCGGGCGTGAGCGCCGAGGACTTCCCCGAGTACGGCGCGGGGGTGGTCACCGCGGCCTCCGGCGGCGGGGTGGAGTTCGGGCAGCGGGAGTTGCAGGCGCTCTGGGAGCACGGCAGGGAGCACGTCAGCGCCTACCAGTCGTTCGCCTGGTTCTACGCCGTCAACACCGGCCAGATCTCGATCCGCAACCGCACCAAGGGCCCCAGCGGCGTGCTGGTCACCGAGCAGGCGGGCGGGCTGGACGCGTTGGGCCAGGCCCGCCGGGAAGTCCGCAAGGGCGTGCGGATGATGGTCTCCGGCGGGGTCGACGGCGCGCTCTGCCCCTGGGGCTGGGTCGCCCAACTCGCCACCGGGCGGCTCAGCGAGGCGGGGGAGTACCTGCCCTTCGCGGCCACCGCGAGCGGCTACCTGCCCGGCGAGGGCGGCGCGATCCTGGTGGTGGAGGATGCCGCGAGCGCCCGGGAGCGCGGGGCCGCCCACCGCTACGGCGAACTGGCCGGCTACGCGGCCACCATGGACCCGGCCCCGGGCAGCGGCCGCCCGCCGGGGCTGGCGCGGGCCGCCGCGAACGCGCTGGCCGACGCCGGGCTGACCCCCGCCGACATCGACGTGGTCTTCGCGGACGCGGCCGGGGTCCCCGAACTCGACCGGGCCGAGGCCGCCGTGCTGGTCGAGCTCTTCGGGCCGCACGGGGTCCCGGTCACCGCGCCCAAGAGCCTCACCGGCCGACTGGCCGGCGGCGCCGCGCTGGACGTGGCCGGCGCCCTGCTGGCGCTGCGCGACGGCGTGATCCCGCCCAGCGGACCGGTCCGCGAGCCGGCCGCCGACCTGCGGCTCGACCTGGTCTGCGGGGCGGCCCGGCCGGCCCCGCTGCGCACCGCCCTGGTGCTGGCGCGCGGCTACGGCGGCTTCAACGCCGCCCTGGTCGTGCGCGCCACCCCCTGA
- a CDS encoding beta-ketoacyl-[acyl-carrier-protein] synthase family protein has translation MTRRVVITGLGVVAPGRPGVGPYWEMLTAGRPAARTITLFDATGYRSRVAAESDFDPAAAGLSAEQRTRLDRAAQFAVASAREALADSGLDTGALDPGRIGTTVGTAVGCTTSLEREYVAVSEHGRRWTVDHERAVPELYRHFVPSSIAAELAWTAGAEGPAAVVSTGCTSGLDALGHAVELIREGTVDVMVAGATEAPITPITAACFDAIHATTPRNDDPSSASRPFDRTRNGLVLGEGAAVLILEELTRARRRGARIYAEVAGYASRCNAHHMTGLKPDGRELAAAIGAALDQARLAPQAVDYVNAHGSSTRMNDRHETAAFKLALGQHAYRTPVSSIKSMIGHSLGAVGALEVAACALALVHGVLPPTANLHEPDPDCDLDYIPLRAREQRTDVALSVGSGFGGFQSALVLTRPQVRR, from the coding sequence ATGACCCGCCGCGTGGTGATCACCGGTCTGGGCGTGGTCGCCCCCGGCCGGCCAGGAGTGGGACCGTACTGGGAGATGCTCACGGCCGGGCGGCCGGCCGCCCGCACCATCACCCTCTTCGACGCCACCGGCTACCGCTCCCGGGTGGCCGCCGAGAGCGACTTCGACCCGGCCGCCGCCGGGCTGAGCGCCGAGCAGCGCACCCGGCTGGACCGGGCGGCCCAGTTCGCCGTGGCCAGTGCCCGCGAGGCGCTCGCCGACAGCGGCCTGGACACCGGCGCGCTGGATCCGGGCCGGATCGGCACCACGGTCGGCACCGCCGTCGGCTGCACCACCAGTCTGGAGCGCGAGTACGTGGCGGTCAGCGAGCACGGCCGCCGCTGGACCGTCGACCACGAACGCGCCGTCCCCGAGCTGTACCGCCACTTCGTGCCCAGCTCGATCGCCGCCGAACTGGCCTGGACGGCCGGCGCCGAGGGCCCGGCCGCCGTGGTCTCCACCGGCTGCACCTCGGGCCTGGACGCGCTCGGCCACGCCGTCGAGCTGATCCGCGAGGGCACCGTGGACGTGATGGTCGCCGGCGCCACCGAGGCGCCGATCACCCCGATCACCGCCGCCTGCTTCGACGCCATCCACGCCACCACCCCGCGCAACGACGACCCGAGCAGCGCCTCGCGCCCCTTCGACCGCACTCGCAACGGCCTGGTGCTGGGCGAGGGCGCCGCGGTGCTGATCCTGGAGGAGCTGACCCGCGCCCGCCGCCGGGGCGCCCGGATCTACGCCGAGGTGGCCGGCTACGCCTCCCGCTGCAACGCCCACCACATGACCGGACTCAAGCCCGACGGACGGGAGTTGGCCGCCGCCATCGGTGCCGCGCTGGACCAGGCGCGGCTCGCCCCGCAGGCCGTCGACTACGTCAACGCGCACGGCTCCAGCACCAGGATGAACGACCGGCACGAGACCGCCGCCTTCAAACTGGCCCTGGGGCAGCACGCCTACCGGACCCCGGTCAGCTCGATCAAGTCGATGATCGGCCACTCGCTGGGCGCGGTCGGCGCGTTGGAGGTCGCCGCCTGCGCGCTCGCGCTGGTGCACGGGGTACTGCCGCCCACCGCCAACCTGCACGAGCCGGACCCGGACTGCGACCTCGACTACATCCCGTTGCGGGCCCGCGAGCAGCGCACCGACGTCGCGCTCAGCGTGGGCAGCGGGTTCGGCGGCTTCCAGAGCGCGCTGGTGCTGACCAGGCCGCAGGTGCGGCGATGA
- a CDS encoding ketoacyl-ACP synthase III family protein has product MRYQSIYLAGHGSSLPAATPVATAVEQGLLDARTARQTGALAVTVSDGTSGPEFAATAARAALATAPQVKVDLLLHASVYYQGHDLWAPASYLQREVLPEPCPALEVRQLSNGGMAALQLAAGYLAGAAELDGALLTAGDRFCPPGFDRWRGDPGTLYADGGAALLLSRRGGFARLRSVVTVSDPELEGMHRGDDPFGAAPFERRPVIDLEQAKQAYFARASTSFCVARVSAGQRAAVKAALAEAETELAGIDWFVLPHLGRRRLEATYFQPFGIDPARSTWQWSRSVGHLGAADQFAGLDQLRRGGVLRPGQRCLLAGIGAGFSWTCAVVEVLG; this is encoded by the coding sequence GTGCGGTACCAGTCGATCTACCTCGCGGGCCACGGCAGCAGCCTGCCCGCCGCCACGCCCGTGGCGACCGCCGTCGAGCAGGGCCTGCTCGACGCCCGCACCGCCCGGCAGACCGGAGCACTCGCCGTCACCGTCTCGGACGGCACCAGCGGGCCCGAGTTCGCCGCGACCGCCGCCCGCGCGGCGCTGGCCACCGCCCCGCAGGTGAAGGTGGACCTGCTGCTGCACGCCAGCGTCTACTACCAGGGCCACGACCTGTGGGCGCCCGCCTCCTACCTCCAGCGCGAGGTGCTGCCCGAGCCCTGCCCGGCGCTGGAGGTCCGCCAGCTCTCCAACGGCGGGATGGCCGCGCTGCAGCTCGCCGCCGGGTACCTGGCCGGGGCGGCCGAGCTGGACGGCGCGCTGCTCACCGCGGGCGACCGGTTCTGCCCGCCCGGCTTCGACCGCTGGCGGGGCGACCCCGGCACCCTCTACGCGGACGGCGGCGCGGCGCTGCTGCTCTCCCGGCGCGGCGGCTTCGCCCGGCTGCGCAGCGTGGTCACCGTCTCCGACCCGGAGCTGGAGGGCATGCACCGGGGCGACGACCCGTTCGGCGCCGCCCCCTTCGAGCGGCGCCCGGTGATCGACCTGGAGCAGGCCAAGCAGGCCTATTTCGCCCGGGCCAGTACGTCGTTCTGCGTCGCCCGGGTGTCGGCGGGGCAGCGCGCGGCGGTCAAGGCGGCGCTGGCCGAGGCGGAGACCGAACTCGCCGGGATCGACTGGTTCGTGCTGCCGCATCTGGGCCGCCGCCGGCTGGAGGCGACCTACTTCCAGCCCTTCGGCATCGATCCGGCGCGCTCCACCTGGCAGTGGAGCCGCTCGGTCGGCCACCTGGGCGCGGCCGACCAGTTCGCCGGCCTCGACCAGCTGCGCCGCGGCGGTGTGCTGCGGCCCGGGCAGCGCTGCCTGCTGGCGGGGATCGGCGCCGGGTTCAGCTGGACCTGCGCGGTGGTCGAGGTGCTCGGCTGA
- a CDS encoding 4'-phosphopantetheinyl transferase family protein: protein MAFGPAQELEALVGVPYLAPGRHGPWHRVRESMAHRGVAVVYGRRDDWLPEDLDAPELRRLLGRDWIRQRSLGHPEARARFVASRLLLKTTAAAVFDCPPHLLDVAYRLGGRPYLRGCEHLDISLSHTERLMLVGLSRRGVIGVDAEAAARRMYGTGVELYACTEQERAALEALPVERRNDALVRLWTLKEAYSKAIGAGLRLRFTRFGFPLGYPLGSAPDAPDALDPPEASGTSAAPEWAELFAASEQRLAGGVRWSFGTGLVDGRFLASVALGDLGEGRTGLPSGAELAVVPAPFKAAAGT from the coding sequence ATGGCGTTCGGGCCGGCACAGGAGCTGGAGGCGCTGGTCGGAGTCCCGTACCTGGCGCCCGGTCGGCATGGCCCCTGGCACCGGGTCAGGGAGTCGATGGCGCACCGGGGTGTGGCCGTGGTCTACGGCAGGCGGGACGACTGGCTGCCCGAGGACCTGGACGCCCCGGAGCTGCGCCGACTGCTCGGCCGCGACTGGATCCGCCAGCGCAGCCTCGGCCATCCCGAGGCCAGGGCCCGGTTCGTCGCCTCCCGGCTGCTGCTCAAGACCACGGCCGCCGCGGTCTTCGACTGCCCGCCGCACCTGCTGGACGTGGCCTACCGGCTGGGCGGCCGGCCCTATCTGCGCGGCTGCGAGCACCTGGACATCAGCCTCAGCCACACCGAGCGGCTGATGCTGGTGGGCCTGAGCCGGCGCGGGGTGATCGGGGTCGACGCGGAGGCCGCCGCCCGCCGGATGTACGGCACCGGGGTCGAGCTGTACGCCTGCACCGAGCAGGAGCGCGCGGCGCTGGAAGCGCTGCCCGTGGAGCGGCGCAACGACGCGCTGGTGCGGCTGTGGACCCTCAAGGAGGCCTACAGCAAGGCGATCGGCGCGGGCCTGCGGCTGCGGTTCACCCGCTTCGGCTTCCCGCTGGGCTATCCGCTGGGCAGTGCGCCGGACGCGCCGGACGCGCTGGATCCGCCTGAGGCGTCCGGGACCTCCGCGGCGCCCGAGTGGGCCGAGCTGTTCGCGGCCTCGGAGCAGCGGCTCGCGGGCGGGGTGCGCTGGAGCTTCGGCACCGGCCTGGTGGACGGCCGCTTCCTGGCCAGCGTCGCCCTCGGCGATCTCGGCGAGGGCCGCACCGGGCTGCCGAGCGGGGCCGAACTCGCCGTTGTTCCAGCGCCGTTCAAGGCCGCCGCCGGAACATGA
- a CDS encoding MoaF-related domain-containing protein — MALKRIQLLVAAAALIAGTLAVTGAATAQAADRHPAQGAARTDRACAGLLGKSLDITFDNGLEMRFDYAADGTQLTGQVLAAGTSGSTVGITNTVPDSLSTVAKNVYFTNWNEHGGLTVSLTEDLKSGTAQAYWSFPSGGDVRVGQLHSGTIRCLG; from the coding sequence ATGGCCCTCAAGCGGATTCAGCTTCTCGTGGCCGCCGCAGCACTGATCGCGGGCACCCTCGCCGTGACCGGTGCCGCCACCGCCCAGGCCGCCGACCGGCACCCGGCACAGGGCGCGGCGAGAACCGACCGCGCCTGCGCAGGCCTGCTCGGCAAGTCGCTGGACATCACCTTCGACAACGGCCTGGAGATGAGGTTCGACTACGCCGCCGACGGCACCCAGCTGACCGGCCAGGTGCTCGCCGCCGGCACCTCGGGCAGCACGGTCGGCATCACCAACACCGTGCCCGACTCACTCAGCACGGTCGCGAAGAACGTGTACTTCACCAACTGGAACGAGCACGGCGGCCTCACCGTCAGCCTGACCGAGGACCTCAAGTCCGGTACCGCGCAGGCCTACTGGTCGTTCCCGAGTGGCGGCGACGTGCGGGTCGGGCAGCTGCACAGCGGCACCATCCGCTGCCTGGGCTGA
- a CDS encoding AfsR/SARP family transcriptional regulator: MNVRIGVLGPLEVTVLGTSVVPSAPKPRNVLALLAVRAGQVVPVPVILEELWDGHPPPSALSTLQTYILQLRRLLVAALAGTADPDGGAKDLLRTAFGGYQLAAPPQACDVTEFDRLGQLGGRALELGDPATAERLLGEADRLWRGPVLLDVDFGPRLQAEARYLEDRRIALVERRTEAGLAIGRHSELLGELAALTTEYPLNERFCEQYVRVLHRCGRSVDALGVLRRIRRRLATELGAEPGPWLRELELAILGAEPSWDGGRRPAQLVP; the protein is encoded by the coding sequence ATGAACGTGCGGATCGGCGTACTCGGCCCACTGGAGGTGACCGTGCTCGGCACCTCGGTGGTGCCGAGCGCGCCCAAACCCCGGAACGTGCTGGCGCTGCTGGCGGTGCGGGCCGGCCAGGTGGTCCCGGTCCCGGTGATCCTGGAGGAGCTGTGGGACGGCCACCCGCCGCCCAGCGCGCTCAGCACGCTGCAGACCTACATCCTGCAACTGCGCCGGCTGCTGGTGGCGGCGCTGGCCGGCACCGCCGACCCGGACGGCGGCGCCAAGGACCTGCTGCGCACCGCCTTCGGCGGCTACCAGCTGGCCGCCCCGCCGCAGGCCTGTGACGTGACCGAGTTCGACCGGCTCGGGCAACTGGGCGGGCGGGCACTGGAACTCGGCGATCCGGCCACCGCCGAGCGGCTGCTGGGCGAGGCCGACCGCCTGTGGCGGGGGCCGGTGCTGCTGGACGTCGACTTCGGGCCCAGGCTGCAGGCCGAGGCGCGCTATCTGGAGGACCGCCGGATCGCGCTGGTCGAGCGGCGCACCGAGGCCGGTCTCGCGATCGGCCGGCACAGCGAACTGCTCGGCGAACTGGCCGCGTTGACCACCGAGTACCCCTTGAACGAGCGGTTCTGCGAGCAGTACGTGCGGGTGCTGCACCGGTGCGGGCGCAGTGTGGACGCGCTCGGTGTGCTGCGGCGGATCCGCCGCCGGCTGGCCACCGAGCTCGGCGCCGAACCGGGGCCGTGGCTGCGGGAGTTGGAGCTGGCCATCCTCGGCGCCGAGCCGTCATGGGACGGCGGCCGGCGGCCGGCGCAGCTGGTGCCGTGA
- a CDS encoding 4'-phosphopantetheinyl transferase family protein, with protein sequence MNTTRPLEPRAVAGPAGPWRQLDRDLREHGVALAYGSITEWLAALPGEAELRALLGREWEKYQARSGRRTADRFLATRALLKHLAARAVGVPPQELEFGYALTGRLYVRGCDQVDLNLSHTGDLMLVGLSTLGLIGVDVEWAERPLYGSGGEQQMCTPDEVRLLAATEEARRNQRLVRQWTLKEAYTKALGQGMYFPFTEFGFQVDEEPPRLRRADGTPADREAWSFRSLRVGERHLAGLALHDAGRGRISDTRAATTLDTRMLGAIQRALRVAGSAG encoded by the coding sequence GTGAACACCACCAGGCCGCTCGAACCCCGGGCCGTCGCCGGGCCCGCCGGGCCGTGGCGGCAACTGGACCGGGACCTGCGCGAGCACGGGGTGGCACTCGCCTACGGCTCGATCACCGAGTGGCTGGCCGCGCTGCCCGGCGAGGCCGAACTGCGCGCGCTGCTGGGCCGGGAGTGGGAGAAGTACCAGGCCCGCAGCGGCCGCCGGACCGCCGACCGCTTCCTGGCCACCCGGGCGCTGCTCAAGCACCTGGCCGCCCGCGCGGTCGGCGTGCCGCCGCAGGAGCTGGAGTTCGGCTACGCGCTGACCGGGCGGCTCTACGTGCGCGGCTGCGACCAGGTGGACCTCAACCTGAGCCACACCGGCGATCTGATGCTGGTGGGACTGAGCACCCTGGGGCTGATCGGGGTGGACGTCGAGTGGGCCGAACGCCCGCTCTACGGCAGCGGCGGCGAGCAGCAGATGTGCACCCCGGACGAGGTGCGGCTGCTCGCGGCCACCGAGGAGGCCCGGCGCAACCAGCGGCTGGTGCGGCAGTGGACGCTCAAGGAGGCCTATACCAAGGCGCTTGGGCAGGGGATGTACTTTCCGTTCACGGAGTTCGGGTTCCAGGTGGACGAGGAGCCCCCCAGGCTGCGGCGTGCCGACGGCACCCCGGCCGACCGCGAGGCCTGGTCCTTCCGCTCGCTGCGGGTGGGCGAACGCCACCTGGCCGGGCTGGCCCTGCACGACGCGGGCCGGGGCCGGATCAGCGACACCCGGGCCGCCACCACGCTGGACACCCGGATGCTCGGGGCGATCCAGCGGGCGCTGCGGGTGGCGGGCAGCGCGGGCTGA
- a CDS encoding acyl-CoA dehydrogenase gives MTDLLGRVDPTADGTHTARAARRTLLRARLAEIEEGFGDPWDRNNPVGFGALLAADDEGELSAEGVRRYARLDLNAEFVPAELGGRLVGLDGLGLLMRPLFRRDVTLAMGTALTSFMGSMVVWLNGDADQRRRTAETLLDGGLATIAFQQLAHGNDFVNDEFRAARTATGLAIAGRKAAVNNAEAADLLIAFARSGADAPDGPDGPDGPPGDEGSEAGVSGTHSLLLVPMAELPAERVRRLGRHRTDAVRGLRICGLEFADAPLADDALLGEWGRGVELGLRAFPVIHATVPAMCVGLADTALRTATRFAVDQRAFSRPVTAVPMARNALAGTFVDLLICDSLTLAATRALHLIPEQSNVLSAVGKYLVPKLAGEALYHLSVVMGDAFHARNGDHAIFQKHVRDLAMITFGHVSTAMCQATIAPCLPGIAAAEWSAERAAPGSLFTPYGPVPPIDSERLASFGGQDGLAAYATEAARTIAARASGGPGGPGEPGELGELGELLCEQSALLVDELAEIRRAALELPEDDREFAASVRSFPLTDRYALAIAAICCLGVQLNADPQHEAFSARPQWLALALDRLLRRLGRRTPALPPDVEVGLCAEVLRRSAENRSLDLYDLELA, from the coding sequence GTGACGGATCTGCTGGGACGGGTCGACCCGACGGCCGATGGCACGCACACCGCCCGCGCCGCCCGCCGCACGCTGCTGCGGGCGCGGCTGGCCGAGATCGAGGAGGGCTTCGGCGATCCCTGGGACCGCAACAACCCGGTCGGCTTCGGTGCGCTGCTGGCCGCCGACGACGAGGGCGAGCTGTCGGCCGAGGGGGTGCGGCGCTATGCGCGACTGGACCTGAACGCCGAGTTCGTGCCCGCCGAACTGGGCGGCCGGCTGGTCGGGTTGGACGGACTGGGCCTACTGATGCGCCCGCTGTTCCGCCGCGACGTGACGCTCGCGATGGGCACCGCGCTGACCTCCTTCATGGGCTCCATGGTGGTCTGGCTGAACGGCGACGCTGACCAGCGCCGCCGCACGGCCGAGACCCTGCTGGACGGCGGCCTGGCCACCATCGCCTTCCAGCAACTGGCGCACGGCAACGACTTCGTCAACGACGAGTTCCGGGCCGCCCGCACCGCCACCGGCCTGGCGATCGCCGGCCGCAAGGCCGCCGTCAACAACGCTGAGGCGGCCGACCTGCTGATCGCCTTCGCGCGCAGCGGCGCCGATGCCCCGGACGGCCCGGACGGCCCGGACGGCCCGCCGGGCGACGAGGGCAGTGAGGCCGGCGTGAGTGGCACGCACTCGCTGCTGCTGGTCCCGATGGCCGAGCTGCCCGCCGAGCGGGTGCGCCGACTGGGCCGGCACCGCACCGACGCGGTGCGCGGCCTGCGGATCTGCGGGCTGGAGTTCGCGGACGCCCCGCTGGCCGACGACGCGCTGCTGGGGGAGTGGGGGCGCGGCGTGGAACTCGGCCTGCGCGCCTTCCCGGTGATCCACGCGACGGTGCCGGCCATGTGCGTGGGCCTGGCCGACACCGCGCTGCGCACCGCCACCCGGTTCGCGGTCGACCAGCGGGCCTTCAGCCGCCCGGTGACCGCGGTGCCGATGGCCCGCAACGCGCTCGCCGGGACCTTCGTCGACCTGCTGATCTGCGACAGCCTCACGCTCGCCGCGACCCGGGCGCTGCACCTGATCCCCGAGCAGTCCAACGTGCTCTCCGCGGTGGGCAAGTACCTGGTGCCCAAGCTGGCCGGCGAGGCGCTCTACCACCTCTCGGTGGTGATGGGCGACGCCTTCCACGCCCGCAACGGCGACCACGCGATCTTCCAGAAGCACGTCCGCGACCTGGCCATGATCACCTTCGGGCACGTCAGCACCGCGATGTGCCAGGCCACCATCGCACCCTGCCTGCCAGGCATCGCGGCGGCCGAGTGGAGCGCCGAACGGGCCGCGCCCGGAAGCCTGTTCACCCCGTACGGACCGGTGCCGCCGATCGACTCCGAGCGGCTGGCCAGCTTCGGCGGCCAGGACGGCCTGGCCGCCTACGCCACCGAGGCGGCCCGCACGATCGCCGCGCGGGCCTCGGGCGGGCCGGGCGGGCCGGGGGAGCCGGGCGAGTTGGGCGAGCTTGGTGAACTGCTGTGCGAGCAGAGCGCGTTGCTGGTCGACGAACTCGCCGAGATCCGCCGGGCCGCGCTCGAACTGCCGGAGGACGACCGCGAGTTCGCCGCCTCGGTGCGCTCCTTCCCGCTCACCGACCGGTACGCGCTGGCGATCGCCGCGATCTGCTGCCTGGGCGTCCAGCTGAACGCCGATCCGCAGCACGAGGCGTTCAGCGCCCGGCCGCAGTGGCTGGCGCTGGCGCTGGACCGGTTGCTGCGCCGGCTCGGCAGGCGCACCCCGGCGCTGCCGCCGGACGTCGAGGTCGGCCTCTGCGCCGAGGTGCTGCGCCGCAGCGCCGAGAACCGCTCGCTGGACCTCTACGACCTCGAGCTCGCGTGA
- a CDS encoding acyl carrier protein: protein MPPTPQVGLAELARILAACGGEDACTELSEEQLDESFYELGLDSLAVLQAVGVLARTYRIVVPEELVVEAETPRMLLEMIGTLFGWSSHSA, encoded by the coding sequence ATGCCGCCGACACCGCAGGTGGGACTGGCCGAGCTGGCGCGGATCCTGGCCGCCTGCGGCGGCGAGGACGCCTGCACCGAGCTGAGCGAGGAACAGCTCGACGAAAGCTTCTACGAGCTGGGCCTGGACTCGCTCGCGGTGCTCCAGGCGGTCGGGGTGCTGGCCAGGACCTACCGGATCGTGGTCCCGGAGGAGTTGGTGGTGGAGGCCGAGACGCCGCGGATGCTGCTGGAGATGATCGGCACGCTCTTCGGCTGGAGCAGCCACTCGGCCTGA